From the Micromonospora echinofusca genome, the window CACCAGGTAGGAGTCGGGCAGTTGCCAGCGGGCCTGTTCGGGCGCGACCGCCCACCGCACGCTGCCCTCCGGCAGCCGGGTCGGCGGGGCGGGGATCCACGAGCCCGGGCCGTGCCGGACCACGTGGAAGCAGTGGTCGAGTTCGGGGCGCAGCGGGTCGCCGGGGCGGACCAGGAACATCCAGCGGCCGGTCGGGGTCACCAGGACCGGCCCGCGTACGCCGACTCCGGCCGGGTGTGTGCGGACCGCGTCCAGCACGTGCCGGCCGAGGTGCGTGGGCACCTCCAGCACGTCGAACGCCCGCCCGGTGGGCAGCAGTACGCCGTGGGGCCGGGTGCGCCACCAGGTCGCGACGCGCGCCGGGTCGGCGCTGGCCGCGTGCTCCCAGTTCTCCAGCGCGGGATGGCAGCCGACCGTGGGGCAGCCGGCCCGCCCGCACACGAAGCGGCTGCGGGCCAGGCAGGCGCCGGGGGTGACGTCCCAGCCGTGCAGGGCGTACCGCACGGCCACCCGCCGCAGCCGCACCCGCTCCAACGGGGACAATTGAACGACGCGCGGCGCGACATTTCCCCACATGTGCCATCTCCCCTCGCCGGACCCCGGCCGGTGCCCAGGTCGCATGTCGAGCACCGTCACTGCCGTAACCCGCGATCGTTGAGCTGACGAACGGCTGATGCAACTTGCACGAAAACTACGAGGACTGGCTGTACGGCTGACGCACACGCTGTGCGACCAGCGAAACCTGAGGCGTATGGACCGCCGCGCCGGGCGACCGGCCGGCACGCCCGCTCGAGCAGGCACATGGGGAGGCACGGGTAGATGGACGAATTACCCATCGGGCGGCGGGTGGCCTACTGGCGGGGGCGGCGCAAGATGTCGCAGCAGGTCTTCGCGGACCGCCTGGGCAAGTCGAAGAGTTGGGTGGACAAGGTCGAGCGCGGGGTGCGCCGGCTGGACAAGTTCTCCGTCCTCTACGAGATCGCCGACATCCTCCAGGTGGACGTGCAGCTGCTGCTCGGCAAGGACCCGGAGCGGCGTACGGACGCGCTGAACTGCATCGACCAGGTGGAGGTGCAGGAGATCCGGGCGGCCCTGGAGCGGTACGACTCGATGAGCGCGTACTTCGACGCCGCCCCGTACCCGCCGCCCCTGGGCGACATGCGCAAGGCCGTCAACCACGCCTGGCTCACCTACCAGTACGGCCGCTACGGGATGCTCACCCGGGCGCTGCCGAAGCTGCTGCGCGACGCCCAGGCCGCCGACGCCGGTCACGCCGGCGATCCGGCCCGCGAGGCGGCCCACCTGCTCGGGCAGGTCTACCAGATCGCCTCGTCGGTGCTGCGCAAGCTGGGCGAGTGCGAGCTGGCCTGGCTGGCCGCCGACCGCTCGATGGCGGTCGCCCAGCGCGCCGACGACCCGCTGCTGGCCGGCATCGCCACCACCCGGGTCTGCAACGCGCTGGTGGCCATGGGCCGGCCCCGGCCCGCCCTCGAACTGAACGTCACCATCGCCAACCGGCTCGCCCCCGGCGGCGGCAACGAGGCGTCCCCGGCCCTGCTGTCGGTGTACGGGATCCTGCTGCTCCAGGGGGCGATGGCCGCCGCCCGGATCGGCGACTGCGCCACCGTCGACGACCTGATCAACGGCGCGCAGGAGGCGGCCACCCTGCTGGGCGGCGACCACAACCACTACTGGACCTCGTTCGGGCCGACCAACGTGGAGCTGCACCGGGCCGCGGCGGCGGTCGAGCTGGGCGACGGCGGCCGGGCGGTGGAGGTGCACCGGAACCGGATCCAGGAGCCGGCGTTCAACGCGCTGCTGCCGGAGCGCCGGGCCCACCACCTGCTCGACATCGCCCGGGGCTTCGCCCACGTCGGTGACGTGGCCAACGCCGGCGAGATGCTGCTGCGCGGCGACCGCCTCGCCCCGTCCGAGATCCGGTGCCGGCCGATCGCCCACGAGGTGATGTCGGACATCCTGCGTCGCACACGTGGTGCGCCGCCTTCTCCGATTGCGGAGTTGGCTGAGCACATGGGAGTAGGGGTATGAGCGCGGAGCCGGCCTGATGACCGGCCCGCACCCGAGCAGCGAGCGCCGCGAGGTGCTCTACGTCATCGCCTGCGGTTCGTCGCTGGCCCGCCACGTCGGCCGGCTCGTCGAGCTGGCCCACCAGGACGGCTGGGACGTCTGCGTGGTCACCACGCCGGACGGCGCCAAGTTCGTCGACCGGGCCGCGCTGGCCCGGCAGACCGGCCATCCGGTCCGCACCCACTACAAGAACCCGGGCGACCTCGACGTGCTGCCACAGGCGGACGCGATGATCGTCTGCCCGGCGACGGTCAACACCGTCAACAAGTGGGCGGCCGGCATCACCGACACACTGGCCCTCGGGCTGCTGGTGGAGGCGCAGGGCATGGGCGTGCCGGTGGTGGCGGTGCCGTACACGAACGTGGCGATGGCGGCCCACCCGGCCTTCCAGGCCGGCATCGCCCGGCTCGCCGAGTGGGGGGTGACGGTGCTGTTCGGCGATCACGTCATCCCGTTGCACCCGCCCGGCACCGTCGAACGGCACGTGGCCGCCTTCCCGTGGGCCCTGGGCCTGGCGGCCGTACGGGAGCGGCTCTGCCCCGTCGCCTGACGCGCGCCGGAGGGTCCCGGATCGACGCACGGCGTCAGCACGGGACGCTCCGGCGCGCCCGGGGAGCGGCGGGACACGCCGTCGCGTCGGTGGGCGAGGGCCCCGGCCACGTCCCGCGCCGGTAAGCTGGCCCGCCGTGAGCACCGACGCAGCCCCGCCGACCGTCGCCGACGTCGTCGCCGAGCTGGAGCGGCGCTATCCGCCGGCCTGGGCCGAGGACTGGGACCGCGTCGGGCTGGTGCTCGGCGAGCCGTGCGCCCCGGTACGCCGGGTCCTCTGCGTGGTCGACGTGGTGCCGGAGACGGTCGCCGAGGCGCTCGACGCCGGCGTCGACATGATCGTCGCCCACCATCCGCTGCTGCTGCGCGGTGTCTCCTCGGTGGCCCCCACGACCTACAAGGGCCGCATCGTCCACCGGCTCATCAAGTCCGACGTGGCGCTCTACATCGCGCACACCAACGCCGACGTGGCCGCCCCGGGCGTCTCCGACGCCCTCGCCGCCCGGTTCGGGCTGACCGGGCTGCGCCCGCTGCACCGTCCCGCACCCGGCTCGCCCGCGCACGGCGACGGCCGGGGGATCGGCCGCATCGGCGAGCTGCCGGAGCCGATGACGCTCGCGGAGCTGACCCGGCACGCCGCCGCCGTGCTGCCCGCCACCGCCTGGGGAGTTCGCGCCGCCGGGGATCCCGGGCGTATGGTTCGTACCCTCGCGGTCAGCGGCGGCGCGGGGGACGGCTTCCTCGCCGACGCGACCGCGGCCGGGGTGGACGCCTACCTCACCGCAGACCTGCGTCACCACCCGGCCGGCGAGCACCTGGCCGCCGACGGCCCGGCCCTGCTCGACGCCGCCCACTGGGCGACGGAACGACCGTGGCTGGACGACCTGGCCGCTCTCCTCCGGGAGGCGACGGGTGTCGAGACGCTGGTGTCCGACCTGGCCACCGACCCGTGGACCGTACACGCCGCCCCACCCGCGGTGGACGACAAGGAGCCCCGACCGTGAAGGCTGACCCCAAGGTCCAGCGCCGCCTGCTCGACCTCCAGGCCATCGACACCTCCCTCGCCCAGCTCGCCCACCGCCGCCGTTCGCTGCCCGAGCGGGCCGAGCTGGACGGGCTGGCCCGGGAGCTGTCCGCGCTGGAGGACGAGCGGGTCCGCGCCCAGGTGGCGGTCGACGACCTGGACCGGGACATCGCCCGCATGGAGAAGGACGTCGACCAGGTGCGGGCCCGCAAGGCCAAGAACGAGGCCCGGCTGGCCGCCGGCACCGGCCCCGCCCGCGAGCTGGAGGCCCTCCAGCACGAGCTGGTCTCGCTCAACCGCCGCCAGGGCGACCTGGAGGACGCCGAGCTGGAGCTGATGGAGCAGCGGGAGACGGCCCAGGGCGTGCTGGACGGCGTGGAGAAGCGGCTCGCCGAGGTGCGGGAGAAGCGCGACGACGCCGAGCGCCGCCGCGACGAGAGCCTGGCCGAGATCGCCAAGGAGGAGGAGTTCAAGCGCGGCGCCCGCCAGCCGCTCGCTGCCGATCTCCCGGCCGACCTGCTGGGCCTGTACGACAAGATCCGCGAGGACACCGGGCTCGGCGCGGCGCTGCTGACCGCCGGGCGCTGCGGCGGCTGCCGCCTGGAGCTGTCCGGCGCCGACGTCGCCCGCATCCGCAAGACCGACCCGGACGAGGTCGTCCGGTGCGAGGACTGCCGGCGGATCATGGTCCGCACCAACGAGTCCGGTCTCTAGCCCGTGGCGCCGCGCGTGGTCGTCGTCGAGGCCGACGGCGGGTCCCGGGGCAACCCCGGCCCGGCCGGCTACGGCGCGGTGGTCCGCGACCAGGACACCGGTGAGGTGCTGGCCGAGCGGAGCGAGTCGATCGGCGTCGCCACCAACAACGTCGCCGAGTACCGGGGGCTGATCGCCGGGCTGGAGGCCGCCGCCGAGCTGGGCGCCGCCGAGGTCGAGGCCAGGATGGACTCGAAGCTGGTGGTCGAGCAGATGTGCGGCCGCTGGCAGATCAAGCACCCCGGGCTGCGCCCGCTCGCCGCGCAGGCCGCCGGGCTGGCGAGCCGCTTCGCCGCCGTCCGCTACCAGTGGATCCCCCGCGACCGCAACCGGCACGCGGACGCCCTCGCCAACGCCGCCATGGACGCCGCCGCCGGCAAGGCGCCGGCCCGGGCCGCCGTCGCGCCGCCGCGCGTCGTGGAGCCGCCGCGTGAGGTCGCCGCCCCCGACTCGCCGGCCCGGGCGAGGGCCCGCGAGGTGGCGGCCCGTGCCGCGTCGGCGACGACCACCGGCACCGACCCGGCCACCGCGCCCGCCTCCTGGGAGCCGCGGCCGAGCTTCACCGCCACCCGGCTTATCCTGGTGCGGCACGGCGAGACCGCGTACACCGAGCAGCGGCGCTACTCCGGCCGCGGTGACGTGCCGTTGTCGGAGCGCGGCCGGGCCCAGGTCCGGGCCACCGCCGCCCGGGTGGCCCGGCTGGCCCCGACCGTCGCGGCCGTGGTCAGCTCGCCCCTGTCGAGGTGTACGGCGACCGCCGAGGCGATCGCCGGTGCGTTCGGTGGGGTGCCGGTGCGCCGCGAGGACGACCTCGTCGAGTGCGACTTCGGGGCCTGGGAGGGGCGCACCTTCGCCGAGGTCCGCCAGGAGTGGCCGGGCGAGATGGACGCGTGGCTCGCCTCGACCCGGGTGGCCCCGCCGGGCGGCGAGTCGTTCGCCGACGTCGCCGAGCGCTGCCGTCGCGCCGTCGACGGGCTGTGCCGGGCGTACCCCGGGGAGACCGTGGTGGTGGTCTCGCACGTCTCGCCGATCAAGCTGGTGCTGCGCGACGCCCTCGCGGCCGGTGACGGCTTCCTGCACCGGCTCTTCCTGGACGCGGCCGGCATCTCGGTGCTCGACACGTGGCCCGACGGCGGCGTCGCCGTCCGTACGGTCAACGACACCGCCCACCTCGCCGCGATCTGAGCCCGGAGCCGTCCGTCCGGCCGCCCGGCGCGGCCGTTCGGCGCATCCCGTCCGCCGTTCGGCGCAGCATCCTCCTCCCATCGAACGTGACCCGGGTCACAGGGTCGTAGCCTCCGGCCGTCATCAGTGCCGATCTACGACACGCGGAGGTTTGTCGCCATGGCCGCACCCGAACCGGAGGCGCCCACCGCGGCGCGGTCCCGGGCGAAGGACCACAGCCCCTGGAACTGGTTGCTCTTCATCCCCATCGTGGTGCCCCTGATCCCCGTCTTCTTCAACGCGGACTCGCCCCGGTTCCTCGGCTTCCCACGCTTCTACTGGCTCCAGCTCGCCTACATCCTGCTCGGCGTGGCCACCACCACGCTGGTGTACCAGATGACGAAGAAGCGGGCCGGCGGCCCGTCGGACGAGCCGGCCGGTACGGATACGGGTGGCCGCTGATGTGGCGCGACCACCTCACCGAGATCATCGTCTTCTCGGTGCTCTTCCTGCTGGTCAGCGCGATGGGGTTCGTGGCGGCCCGGTGGCGGGCGCCGAAGGACATGGCCCACCTCGACGAGTGGGGGCTGGGCGGGCGCAACTTCGGCGGCTGGATCACCTGGTTCCTGGTCGGCGGTGACCTCTACACCGCGTACACCTTCGTGGCGGTGCCGGCGCTGATGTTCGGTGCCGGCGCGGCCGGCTTCTTCGCCGTCCCGTACACCATCGTCATCTACCCGCTGGTGTTCCTGGTGCTGTGCCGGCTCTGGTCGGTCTCGCACCGGCACGGCTTCGTCACCCCGGCGGACTTCGTCCGCAAGCGGTTCGACTCGCCGGTGCTGGCGCTGCTCGTGGCGATCACCGGCATCGTGGCGACGATGCCGTACATCGCGCTGCAACTGGTCGGCATCGAGGCGGTGCTCAAGACGATGGGGGTGACCGGCGAGAGCGCCCTGGCCCGGCACCTGCCGATCATCATCGCGTTCGCGATCCTGGCCGCCTACACGTACCAGTCGGGGCTACGCGCGCCGGCGCTGATCGCGTTCGTCAAGGACACGCTGATCTACATCGTGATCCTGGTGGCGGTTCTCTACCTGCCGTACAAGCTCGGCGGCTGGGGCGAGATCTTCGACGCGGCGGACGCGAAGTTCGACGCGTCACCGAACCCCAACGACGGGGTGCTGCTGAACGCCAACAACCAGCTCCAGTACGTCACGCTGGCGTTCGGCTCGGCGCTGGCGCTGTTCCTCTACCCGCACAGCATCACCGGGGTGCTGGCCAGCCGGAACCGCGACGTGATCAAGCGGAACATGTCGGCGCTGCCCGCGTACAGTCTGCTGCTCGGCCTCATCGCGCTGCTCGGCTTCATGGCCATCGCCGCCGGGGTGAAGCCGCTGCCCGGGTCGAAGGAGGGCACCGTGGACAGCAACACGGTGGTGCCGGTCCTGTTCGACCAGCAGTTCCCCGACTGGTTCGCCGGCGTCGCGTACGCGGCCATCGGCATCGGCGCGCTGGTGCCGGCGGCGATCATGTCGATCGCGGCGGCGAACCTGTTCACCCGCAACATCTACAAGGAGTACCTGAAGCGCGACGCCAGCCCCGCGCAGGAGGCGAACGTCTCCAAGATCACCTCGCTGGTGGTAAAGGTCGGTGCGGTCGCCTGCATCGTCTTCCTCGACCCGCAGTTCTCCATCGACCTCCAGCTCATCGGCGGCGTGATCATCCTCCAGACGCTGCCGGCGGTCGCCCTGGGCCTCTACACCCGCTGGTTCCACCGGGGCGCGCTGATCGGCGGCTGGATCGCGGGCATGGGGCTGGGCATGTGGATGCTCTACCAGATCCCGAACGCCGCGACCGGCCGCAAGCACTTCGGCGGCTCGGCGTTCCCGCTGGCCGACTTCGGCTTCGACACCCCGAAGACGATCTACGTCGGAATCGTGGCCGTGCTGGTCAACCTCGCGGTCGCGGCGCTGCTCACGGTGGTGCTGCGGGCGGCGAAGGTGCGCGACGGCGGCGACGGCACCACGTCGGACGACTACTTCGCCGACGAGGGCGACCCGCGCGTCGTGCCCGGCCCGCGCCGGGACGCCGACGCCGCCCCGGAACCGGTCGCCTGACCCCCTCCCGGACCGTGTCGCCCCGGCCCCCTGCGGCGACGGGGCGACGCGGCTGGGGTGGACGCCCTTCGTACGCTGACGACCATGACGAGACGCGCGCTGGTGGCCGTCCTCGGCGGCTCCGCCGCGCTGCTGCTGGTGGTCGTCGGGTGCGTGGGGGCCGTGATCCGGGCCGTCGGCCACGAGCCGGGCGATACGCCCGGGTGCCGGGAGTCGGTGCGCGCCGAGGAGGCGAAGGTGCACACGAAGCGGTGGGATCCGCCCGGGGAACTGCCGGGCCTCGGCGACTACCTGGAGATCCACTGGCAGTTGCGCGCATCGGGTGACCCGTGCAGCCGCGCGCCGGGCCCGACGGACTGGGCGTACCAGGGTGTGGTCCGGCTGCGTCCGGCGGACGCGCGGACGCTGGCGCAGCGGTACGACTTCGTGCCGTACGCGCCCGCCGAGCCGGACCAGGCGCCCCTCGCCAGCCCGGCGGACGCGTGGCCCGCTCTCGCGCCCATCCTCCCGGCCGCGCCCCGGTGGCTGCACAGCCGGGCGTACGACGAGGCGACCCCGTCCACGCGGGGGCGGACCGCCTTCCTGGACGT encodes:
- a CDS encoding flavoprotein — encoded protein: MTGPHPSSERREVLYVIACGSSLARHVGRLVELAHQDGWDVCVVTTPDGAKFVDRAALARQTGHPVRTHYKNPGDLDVLPQADAMIVCPATVNTVNKWAAGITDTLALGLLVEAQGMGVPVVAVPYTNVAMAAHPAFQAGIARLAEWGVTVLFGDHVIPLHPPGTVERHVAAFPWALGLAAVRERLCPVA
- the mctP gene encoding monocarboxylate uptake permease MctP, translated to MWRDHLTEIIVFSVLFLLVSAMGFVAARWRAPKDMAHLDEWGLGGRNFGGWITWFLVGGDLYTAYTFVAVPALMFGAGAAGFFAVPYTIVIYPLVFLVLCRLWSVSHRHGFVTPADFVRKRFDSPVLALLVAITGIVATMPYIALQLVGIEAVLKTMGVTGESALARHLPIIIAFAILAAYTYQSGLRAPALIAFVKDTLIYIVILVAVLYLPYKLGGWGEIFDAADAKFDASPNPNDGVLLNANNQLQYVTLAFGSALALFLYPHSITGVLASRNRDVIKRNMSALPAYSLLLGLIALLGFMAIAAGVKPLPGSKEGTVDSNTVVPVLFDQQFPDWFAGVAYAAIGIGALVPAAIMSIAAANLFTRNIYKEYLKRDASPAQEANVSKITSLVVKVGAVACIVFLDPQFSIDLQLIGGVIILQTLPAVALGLYTRWFHRGALIGGWIAGMGLGMWMLYQIPNAATGRKHFGGSAFPLADFGFDTPKTIYVGIVAVLVNLAVAALLTVVLRAAKVRDGGDGTTSDDYFADEGDPRVVPGPRRDADAAPEPVA
- a CDS encoding Nif3-like dinuclear metal center hexameric protein — its product is MSTDAAPPTVADVVAELERRYPPAWAEDWDRVGLVLGEPCAPVRRVLCVVDVVPETVAEALDAGVDMIVAHHPLLLRGVSSVAPTTYKGRIVHRLIKSDVALYIAHTNADVAAPGVSDALAARFGLTGLRPLHRPAPGSPAHGDGRGIGRIGELPEPMTLAELTRHAAAVLPATAWGVRAAGDPGRMVRTLAVSGGAGDGFLADATAAGVDAYLTADLRHHPAGEHLAADGPALLDAAHWATERPWLDDLAALLREATGVETLVSDLATDPWTVHAAPPAVDDKEPRP
- a CDS encoding zinc ribbon domain-containing protein gives rise to the protein MKADPKVQRRLLDLQAIDTSLAQLAHRRRSLPERAELDGLARELSALEDERVRAQVAVDDLDRDIARMEKDVDQVRARKAKNEARLAAGTGPARELEALQHELVSLNRRQGDLEDAELELMEQRETAQGVLDGVEKRLAEVREKRDDAERRRDESLAEIAKEEEFKRGARQPLAADLPADLLGLYDKIREDTGLGAALLTAGRCGGCRLELSGADVARIRKTDPDEVVRCEDCRRIMVRTNESGL
- a CDS encoding bifunctional DNA primase/polymerase encodes the protein MWGNVAPRVVQLSPLERVRLRRVAVRYALHGWDVTPGACLARSRFVCGRAGCPTVGCHPALENWEHAASADPARVATWWRTRPHGVLLPTGRAFDVLEVPTHLGRHVLDAVRTHPAGVGVRGPVLVTPTGRWMFLVRPGDPLRPELDHCFHVVRHGPGSWIPAPPTRLPEGSVRWAVAPEQARWQLPDSYLVQNALIEALRATGVTVTSDLMPGHLPLPRRGM
- a CDS encoding DUF3311 domain-containing protein codes for the protein MAAPEPEAPTAARSRAKDHSPWNWLLFIPIVVPLIPVFFNADSPRFLGFPRFYWLQLAYILLGVATTTLVYQMTKKRAGGPSDEPAGTDTGGR
- a CDS encoding helix-turn-helix domain-containing protein, producing the protein MDELPIGRRVAYWRGRRKMSQQVFADRLGKSKSWVDKVERGVRRLDKFSVLYEIADILQVDVQLLLGKDPERRTDALNCIDQVEVQEIRAALERYDSMSAYFDAAPYPPPLGDMRKAVNHAWLTYQYGRYGMLTRALPKLLRDAQAADAGHAGDPAREAAHLLGQVYQIASSVLRKLGECELAWLAADRSMAVAQRADDPLLAGIATTRVCNALVAMGRPRPALELNVTIANRLAPGGGNEASPALLSVYGILLLQGAMAAARIGDCATVDDLINGAQEAATLLGGDHNHYWTSFGPTNVELHRAAAAVELGDGGRAVEVHRNRIQEPAFNALLPERRAHHLLDIARGFAHVGDVANAGEMLLRGDRLAPSEIRCRPIAHEVMSDILRRTRGAPPSPIAELAEHMGVGV
- a CDS encoding bifunctional RNase H/acid phosphatase, with product MAPRVVVVEADGGSRGNPGPAGYGAVVRDQDTGEVLAERSESIGVATNNVAEYRGLIAGLEAAAELGAAEVEARMDSKLVVEQMCGRWQIKHPGLRPLAAQAAGLASRFAAVRYQWIPRDRNRHADALANAAMDAAAGKAPARAAVAPPRVVEPPREVAAPDSPARARAREVAARAASATTTGTDPATAPASWEPRPSFTATRLILVRHGETAYTEQRRYSGRGDVPLSERGRAQVRATAARVARLAPTVAAVVSSPLSRCTATAEAIAGAFGGVPVRREDDLVECDFGAWEGRTFAEVRQEWPGEMDAWLASTRVAPPGGESFADVAERCRRAVDGLCRAYPGETVVVVSHVSPIKLVLRDALAAGDGFLHRLFLDAAGISVLDTWPDGGVAVRTVNDTAHLAAI